One Pseudomonas entomophila genomic window carries:
- a CDS encoding FAD-dependent oxidoreductase, whose amino-acid sequence MAERLNNDFQFIEVGRKDPKKKLLRQRKKEFVEIYEPFKPQQSVEQAHRCLGCGNPYCEWKCPVHNFIPNWLKLVAEGNILAAAELSHQTNTLPEVCGRVCPQDRLCEGACTLNDGFGAVTIGSVEKYITDTAFAMGWRPDMSKVKPTGKRVAIIGAGPAGLGCADVLVRAGVAPVVFDKNPEIGGLLTFGIPEFKLEKTVLSNRREVFTGMGIEFRLNTEVGKDITMEQLLAEYDAVFMGMGTYTYMKGGFPGEDLPGVHDALDFLIANVNRNLGFEKAPEDFVDMQGKKVVVLGGGDTAMDCNRTSIRQGAKSVTCAYRRDEANMPGSRKEVKNAKEEGVKFLYNRQPIAIVGEDKVEGVKVVETRLGEPDARGRRSPEPIPGSEEILPADAVVIAFGFRPSPAPWFEQFDIRTDSQGRVVAPEKGKYKHQTSNPKVFAGGDMVRGSDLVVTAIFEGRTAAEGILDYLEV is encoded by the coding sequence ATGGCTGAACGTCTGAACAACGACTTCCAGTTCATCGAAGTGGGCCGCAAGGACCCGAAGAAAAAGCTGCTGCGCCAGCGCAAGAAAGAGTTCGTCGAGATCTACGAACCCTTCAAGCCGCAGCAGTCGGTCGAGCAGGCACACCGTTGCCTGGGCTGCGGCAACCCGTACTGCGAGTGGAAGTGCCCGGTGCACAACTTCATCCCCAACTGGCTGAAGCTGGTCGCCGAAGGCAACATCCTGGCGGCGGCGGAACTGTCGCACCAGACCAACACCCTACCGGAAGTGTGCGGCCGCGTGTGCCCGCAGGACCGTCTGTGCGAGGGTGCCTGCACGCTCAATGACGGTTTCGGTGCGGTGACCATCGGTTCGGTGGAGAAGTACATCACCGACACCGCCTTCGCCATGGGCTGGCGCCCGGACATGTCCAAGGTCAAGCCCACCGGCAAGCGCGTCGCCATCATCGGCGCCGGCCCGGCCGGCCTGGGCTGTGCCGACGTGCTGGTGCGTGCCGGCGTCGCCCCGGTGGTATTCGACAAGAACCCGGAGATCGGTGGCCTGCTGACCTTCGGCATCCCCGAGTTCAAGCTGGAAAAGACCGTGCTCAGCAATCGCCGCGAAGTCTTCACCGGCATGGGCATCGAATTCCGCCTGAACACCGAGGTGGGCAAGGACATCACCATGGAACAACTGCTCGCCGAGTACGACGCGGTGTTCATGGGCATGGGCACCTACACCTACATGAAGGGCGGCTTCCCGGGCGAAGACCTGCCAGGCGTACACGATGCGCTGGACTTCCTGATCGCCAACGTCAACCGCAACCTCGGTTTCGAGAAAGCGCCGGAAGACTTCGTCGACATGCAGGGCAAGAAGGTCGTGGTGCTGGGCGGTGGCGACACCGCGATGGACTGCAACCGCACTTCGATCCGCCAGGGCGCCAAGTCGGTGACCTGTGCCTATCGCCGCGACGAAGCCAACATGCCGGGGTCGCGCAAAGAGGTGAAGAACGCCAAGGAAGAGGGCGTGAAGTTCCTCTATAACCGCCAGCCCATCGCCATCGTCGGCGAGGACAAGGTCGAAGGCGTGAAGGTGGTCGAGACCCGTCTCGGCGAGCCGGATGCCCGTGGCCGTCGCAGCCCAGAGCCGATCCCGGGCTCCGAGGAGATCCTGCCGGCCGATGCCGTGGTGATCGCCTTCGGCTTCCGCCCGAGCCCGGCGCCGTGGTTCGAGCAGTTCGATATCCGGACCGACAGCCAGGGCCGGGTGGTGGCGCCGGAGAAGGGCAAATACAAGCACCAGACCAGCAACCCGAAAGTGTTTGCCGGTGGCGACATGGTGCGGGGCTCGGACCTGGTGGTGACGGCGATCTTCGAAGGGCGCACGGCTGCCGAAGGGATCCTGGACTACCTCGAGGTCTGA
- a CDS encoding amidase family protein, whose translation MHLSALNPAALLNSAAHVSSEFDGPAFTSIIEADTNDFASITALKARLEDGSLTSVQLVTRALARIAALDREGPSLQAVIETNSEALDIAASLDVERAAGTLRGPLHGIPVLIKDSVDTGDCMQTSAGSPALVGEPAAADAYVVQRLRAAGAVVLGKTNLSEWVGMRDWSTMPLGWSGRGGQTRSAVGLDFPVHGSSAGSAVAVSAGYSPMAVATETNGSLVGPAMVSGVVGLRPTLGLLDQFGLVPLTKRQDTAGPMARSVMDAALLLAAMFGVDGPGPVVEGAPTTLIDYASGLDSNALQGAKLGYPAMAADGTPLNQHPEFAIMAARLERAGATLVPVDFTFPSLNEAQIVVLCVDVKRELATYLASRPGIAVKTLADVIAFNTANPDEAGYGQDMLQLAESLSIPEPLYQLFADQLRNESRKLIDDALAAHGLVALVDLTLGYLAGYGAQAGYPGLTVPAGSGPSGRPMGLYFAGSKWSDQTLLSLGYAFEQAGD comes from the coding sequence ATGCACCTTTCTGCACTAAACCCTGCCGCCCTGCTAAACAGCGCTGCGCATGTCAGCTCTGAATTCGATGGCCCAGCCTTCACTTCGATCATCGAGGCGGATACCAACGACTTCGCGTCCATTACCGCGTTGAAAGCACGCCTGGAGGACGGCTCGTTGACCTCGGTCCAGCTGGTGACCCGCGCGTTGGCGCGCATCGCGGCGCTCGACCGGGAGGGGCCGAGCCTGCAAGCCGTGATCGAAACCAACAGCGAGGCGCTTGACATCGCTGCAAGCCTGGACGTGGAGCGCGCGGCGGGCACTCTGCGTGGGCCTCTGCATGGTATCCCGGTGCTGATCAAGGACAGCGTCGATACGGGAGACTGTATGCAGACGAGCGCTGGCTCGCCGGCGCTGGTGGGTGAACCGGCCGCTGCGGATGCCTATGTTGTGCAGCGCCTGCGGGCCGCTGGCGCGGTGGTGTTGGGCAAGACCAACCTCAGTGAATGGGTCGGTATGCGTGACTGGAGCACAATGCCGCTTGGCTGGAGTGGGCGCGGTGGGCAGACGCGCAGTGCCGTGGGGCTCGACTTCCCGGTGCATGGCTCAAGCGCTGGCTCGGCAGTGGCGGTCAGTGCCGGCTACTCACCGATGGCCGTCGCGACCGAGACCAATGGATCATTGGTGGGGCCGGCGATGGTCAGTGGGGTGGTCGGGTTGCGCCCGACGTTGGGCCTGCTCGACCAGTTCGGCCTGGTGCCGCTGACGAAGCGGCAGGATACCGCGGGCCCCATGGCGCGCAGCGTCATGGATGCTGCGTTGCTGCTCGCCGCGATGTTCGGGGTCGACGGGCCTGGTCCCGTTGTGGAGGGCGCTCCCACGACGTTGATCGACTATGCATCAGGGCTGGACAGCAATGCGCTGCAGGGCGCGAAACTAGGCTATCCGGCAATGGCCGCCGACGGCACCCCGCTGAATCAGCACCCGGAGTTCGCCATCATGGCCGCCAGGCTGGAGCGTGCCGGCGCGACGCTGGTGCCCGTTGATTTCACCTTCCCGTCGCTGAACGAGGCGCAGATCGTTGTGTTATGCGTCGACGTGAAGCGTGAACTGGCGACCTACCTGGCCAGCCGACCCGGTATAGCAGTGAAGACCCTGGCTGACGTGATTGCCTTCAACACCGCCAATCCTGATGAGGCGGGCTATGGCCAGGACATGCTGCAGCTTGCCGAATCACTGAGCATTCCCGAGCCGCTCTACCAGTTGTTCGCGGACCAGTTACGCAACGAAAGCCGCAAGCTGATCGATGACGCCCTCGCAGCGCATGGCCTGGTCGCGTTGGTCGACCTGACTCTCGGCTATCTTGCTGGGTATGGGGCGCAGGCTGGCTACCCGGGTCTCACGGTACCGGCAGGTTCCGGGCCGTCCGGACGGCCCATGGGTTTGTACTTCGCGGGTTCGAAATGGTCCGACCAGACGTTGTTGTCGCTAGGCTACGCGTTCGAGCAGGCCGGCGACTGA
- the hemE gene encoding uroporphyrinogen decarboxylase, producing MTALKNDRFLRALLKQPVDVTPVWMMRQAGRYLPEYRASRAKAGDFMSLCMNPQFACEVTLQPLDRYPLDAAILFSDILTIPDAMGQGLYFETGEGPRFKKVISTLADIEALPIPDPQKDLGYVMDAVSTIRRELNGRVPLIGFSGSPWTLATYMVEGGSSKDFRKTKAMAYDNPEALHLLLDKLAQSVTSYLNGQILAGAQAVQIFDTWGGNLSAAAYQEFSLNYMRKIVSGLIREHEGRKVPVILFTKNGGLWLESIAEAGADALGLDWTCEIGDARRRVGDKVALQGNMDPTVLYAKPEAIRKEVARILASYGKGSGHVFNLGHGITPEVDPEHAGVFINAVHELSAQYHQ from the coding sequence ATGACTGCCCTGAAGAACGATCGTTTCCTGCGTGCACTGCTCAAGCAACCCGTAGACGTCACCCCGGTCTGGATGATGCGCCAGGCCGGCCGCTACCTCCCGGAGTACCGCGCCAGCCGCGCCAAGGCCGGTGACTTCATGAGCCTGTGCATGAACCCGCAGTTCGCCTGCGAGGTGACGCTGCAGCCGCTGGACCGCTACCCGCTGGACGCGGCGATCCTCTTCTCGGACATCCTCACCATTCCCGACGCCATGGGCCAGGGTCTGTACTTCGAAACCGGCGAAGGCCCGCGCTTCAAGAAGGTCATCAGCACCCTGGCGGACATCGAAGCCCTGCCGATCCCCGACCCACAGAAGGACCTGGGTTACGTGATGGATGCGGTCAGCACCATCCGCCGCGAGCTCAACGGCCGCGTGCCGCTGATCGGTTTCTCCGGCAGCCCGTGGACCCTGGCCACCTACATGGTCGAGGGCGGCTCGTCGAAGGACTTCCGCAAGACCAAGGCCATGGCCTATGACAATCCCGAAGCCCTGCACCTGCTGCTGGACAAGCTGGCGCAGTCGGTCACCAGCTACCTCAACGGCCAGATCCTGGCCGGCGCCCAGGCGGTGCAGATCTTCGACACCTGGGGTGGCAACCTGTCGGCGGCGGCCTACCAGGAGTTCTCCCTGAACTATATGCGCAAGATCGTCAGCGGCCTGATCCGCGAGCACGAAGGGCGCAAGGTGCCAGTCATTCTCTTCACCAAGAACGGTGGCCTGTGGCTGGAAAGCATCGCCGAGGCCGGTGCCGACGCGCTGGGCCTGGACTGGACCTGCGAAATCGGCGATGCCCGTCGCCGCGTGGGTGACAAGGTGGCGCTGCAGGGCAACATGGACCCGACCGTGCTGTACGCCAAACCCGAGGCCATCCGCAAGGAAGTGGCGCGGATCCTGGCCAGCTATGGCAAGGGCAGCGGCCATGTGTTCAACCTGGGCCACGGCATTACGCCGGAAGTCGATCCGGAGCACGCGGGTGTGTTCATTAACGCGGTGCACGAACTGTCGGCGCAGTACCACCAGTAA
- a CDS encoding NirD/YgiW/YdeI family stress tolerance protein: MKARYLPLILAPLFSTAALAAGYTGPGAQAVTTVAAAKEAADDTPVVLQGFVTKKIDNDDKYEFKDNTGTITVEIDNEDLPPTPFNEKTRVKLTGEVEKHLMSREVDVDIVEIIN; the protein is encoded by the coding sequence ATGAAAGCCCGTTACCTGCCTCTGATCCTCGCCCCACTGTTCAGCACTGCCGCCCTGGCCGCCGGCTACACCGGCCCGGGTGCCCAGGCGGTGACCACCGTCGCCGCCGCCAAGGAAGCCGCCGACGACACCCCAGTGGTGCTGCAGGGCTTCGTGACCAAGAAGATCGACAACGACGACAAGTACGAATTCAAGGACAACACCGGCACCATCACCGTCGAGATCGACAACGAAGACCTGCCGCCGACGCCGTTCAACGAGAAGACCCGGGTCAAGCTGACCGGCGAGGTGGAGAAGCACCTGATGAGCCGTGAGGTGGATGTGGATATCGTTGAAATCATCAACTGA
- a CDS encoding MFS transporter, protein MRSAVAPLPVEPEPAFSDIWIEKGTPAFMKTVLALFSGGFATFALLYCVQPMMPLLSQEFSINAAQSSLVLSVSTAMLAFGLLITGPISDRIGRKPVMVFALLCAALSTLASAVMPSWELVLATRALVGLSLSGLAAVAMTYLSEEIHPQHIGLAMGLYIGGNAIGGMSGRLITGVLIDFVSWHTAMLTIGGLALVAALVFWKVLPESRNFRPQALNPRSLLDGFTMHFKDAGLPWLFLEAFLLMGAFVTLFNYIGYRLLAGPYHMNQALVGLLSVVYLSGIYSSAQVGALADKLGRRKVFWASILVMAGGLLMTLASPLAMIIVGMLVFTFGFFGAHSVASSWIGRRALKAKGQASSLYLFCYYAGSSVAGTAGGVFWHMAGWNGIGLFIGSLLAVALLVALHLSKLPPKSV, encoded by the coding sequence GTGAGATCCGCCGTAGCGCCCCTGCCTGTCGAGCCCGAGCCTGCCTTCAGCGATATCTGGATCGAGAAAGGCACCCCCGCCTTCATGAAGACCGTGCTGGCCCTGTTCAGCGGCGGCTTCGCCACCTTCGCCCTGCTGTACTGCGTGCAGCCGATGATGCCGCTGCTGTCGCAGGAGTTCTCCATCAATGCGGCGCAGAGCAGCCTGGTGTTGTCAGTGTCCACCGCAATGCTGGCCTTCGGGTTGCTGATCACCGGGCCGATTTCCGACCGTATCGGGCGCAAGCCGGTAATGGTCTTCGCCCTGCTGTGTGCCGCCCTGTCGACCCTCGCCAGTGCGGTGATGCCCAGTTGGGAGCTGGTGCTGGCGACTCGCGCCCTGGTGGGGCTGTCGTTGAGCGGCCTGGCGGCGGTGGCGATGACCTACCTGAGCGAGGAAATCCACCCGCAGCACATCGGCCTGGCCATGGGGCTGTATATCGGCGGCAACGCCATCGGCGGCATGAGCGGGCGGTTGATTACCGGCGTGCTGATCGACTTCGTCAGCTGGCACACGGCGATGCTGACCATCGGCGGCCTGGCGCTGGTGGCGGCGCTGGTGTTCTGGAAGGTGCTGCCCGAATCGCGCAACTTCCGCCCCCAGGCGCTGAACCCGCGCAGTCTGCTGGACGGCTTCACCATGCACTTCAAGGATGCGGGGTTGCCCTGGTTGTTCCTCGAGGCCTTCCTGCTGATGGGCGCCTTCGTCACCTTGTTCAACTACATCGGCTACCGGCTGCTGGCCGGGCCCTACCACATGAACCAGGCGCTGGTCGGGTTGCTCTCGGTGGTGTATCTGTCGGGGATCTACAGTTCGGCGCAGGTCGGCGCCCTGGCTGACAAGCTGGGCCGGCGCAAGGTGTTCTGGGCCAGTATCCTGGTGATGGCGGGCGGCCTGCTGATGACCCTGGCCAGCCCGTTGGCGATGATCATTGTCGGCATGCTGGTGTTCACGTTCGGTTTCTTTGGCGCGCACTCGGTGGCCAGCAGCTGGATCGGGCGCCGGGCATTGAAGGCCAAGGGGCAGGCGTCGTCGTTGTACCTGTTCTGCTATTACGCCGGGTCGAGTGTCGCCGGAACGGCGGGCGGGGTGTTCTGGCACATGGCAGGGTGGAACGGCATCGGGCTGTTCATCGGCAGCCTGCTGGCGGTGGCGTTGCTGGTGGCGTTGCACCTGAGCAAGCTGCCGCCCAAATCAGTGTGA